In a single window of the Methylorubrum extorquens genome:
- a CDS encoding VOC family protein, translating into MIRVTRLHHTAIAAHDLDAMRRFYTEVIGLDAHPTKTNWLRAGNGFVVHLMPSPDAPASGRIEQHFALEVESLRETAAALLRQGVTPYMASLEYETHAVTDAGDPLDFGIGTLFVADPEGNTIEFVEPDTGIFAEVPLEAQDT; encoded by the coding sequence ATGATCCGCGTCACGCGCCTGCATCACACGGCGATCGCCGCCCACGACCTCGACGCGATGCGACGCTTCTATACCGAGGTGATCGGCCTCGACGCGCATCCGACAAAGACCAACTGGCTGCGGGCCGGGAACGGCTTCGTCGTGCACCTGATGCCGTCGCCCGACGCGCCCGCCTCGGGCCGGATCGAGCAGCACTTCGCGCTGGAGGTCGAGAGCCTGCGCGAGACCGCGGCGGCGCTGCTGCGCCAGGGCGTGACGCCGTACATGGCAAGCCTCGAATACGAGACCCACGCCGTGACCGATGCCGGCGACCCGCTCGATTTCGGGATCGGCACGCTCTTCGTGGCCGATCCGGAGGGCAACACGATCGAGTTCGTCGAGCCGGATACGGGCATCTTCGCCGAAGTCCCGCTCGAAGCGCAGGATACGTAG
- a CDS encoding gluconate 2-dehydrogenase subunit 3 family protein — protein sequence MAALAGNASTAQAAELSGEMPWEPGQANVPPLPDSGSERFVFFTPAEAEAVGAMADRIIPADDLSVGGREAGCVRFIDRELAGPYGRAATQYRLGRFVKGTAEQGIQSPLAPADRYRLGLAALDRHCRAAHGKGYASLPPDEQDKVLSAMEAGTLDLGEVDAKEMFEQILQNVREGFLADPLYGGNKDLVSWRMLGFPGAQYDFRDVIDLKGKKLDFVPVSMIDKSL from the coding sequence ATGGCGGCCCTTGCCGGCAACGCCTCCACCGCGCAGGCTGCGGAACTCAGCGGCGAGATGCCCTGGGAGCCCGGTCAGGCGAACGTTCCGCCGCTGCCCGATTCCGGGTCGGAGCGCTTCGTGTTCTTCACGCCTGCGGAAGCCGAGGCCGTGGGCGCCATGGCCGACCGGATCATCCCGGCGGACGACCTGAGCGTCGGCGGCCGGGAGGCGGGCTGCGTCCGCTTCATCGATCGTGAACTCGCCGGCCCCTACGGCCGGGCGGCGACGCAGTACCGCCTCGGCCGCTTCGTCAAGGGAACCGCCGAGCAGGGCATCCAATCCCCTCTCGCCCCGGCCGACCGCTACCGGCTCGGCCTCGCCGCCCTCGATCGCCACTGCCGCGCGGCCCACGGCAAGGGCTACGCGAGCCTGCCCCCGGACGAGCAGGACAAAGTCCTCTCGGCGATGGAGGCCGGAACGCTCGACCTCGGCGAGGTCGATGCGAAGGAGATGTTCGAGCAGATCCTGCAGAACGTCCGCGAAGGCTTCCTCGCCGACCCGCTCTACGGCGGCAACAAGGATCTCGTCAGCTGGCGGATGCTCGGATTTCCCGGAGCACAGTACGATTTCCGCGATGTCATCGACTTGAAGGGAAAGAAGCTCGACTTCGTTCCGGTCAGCATGATCGACAAGTCCCTTTGA
- a CDS encoding GMC family oxidoreductase, which yields MTNVRPKADAVIVGLGWCGSLMAEELTRAGLNVVAIERGPWVETAVDFPPSVDMDELRWDTRRAMLLPPAIETITFRNDPTQKALPARDWNFNEWGYNVGGSGTHWAGMAWRFLPFDFQPYSMTVARYGAEQLLDGLIVQDWGVTYDDLEPFYDRFEKIAGVSGKAGNLKGEKIPGGNIFEGARSDEYPLPPLKTTRLTDLFTEASASLGYHPFMVPAGQTSGAYTNPLGVRMGPCTYCGYCLYYGCGNWSKSTPNNCVVPALMQRKNFSVLTESTVLRANLAPDGTTATGVTYVDKDNRTWEQPADIVVFSAFQMQNVRLMLLSKIGKPYDHATGEGVVGRAYSFQTVSGANIFFENEYLNQFIGAGALSAQVDDFNGDNFDHTGMGFIGGAGILVVSRGARPIGNADFLPPGTPRWGSAWKKAYTHSFQNGTFLFGQGTSFAHKDAYLDLDPEYKDIHGLPLLRLTYDYNENDRRSAKLIEDKSVEIGRKMGAKVVVGTNATNQHASPYQLASDHTNGGAVMGLDPKTSALNRFQQSWDVHNVFVLGASSFPNNAGYNPTGTVGALTLWTAKAIIETYLDKRGPLVAN from the coding sequence ATGACCAATGTTCGTCCAAAAGCCGATGCCGTGATCGTCGGTCTCGGCTGGTGCGGCTCGCTCATGGCCGAGGAGCTGACCCGGGCCGGCCTCAATGTCGTCGCCATCGAGCGCGGCCCCTGGGTCGAGACGGCCGTCGATTTCCCGCCCTCCGTCGATATGGACGAACTGCGCTGGGACACCCGGCGGGCGATGCTGCTGCCGCCGGCGATCGAGACCATCACCTTCCGCAACGACCCGACCCAGAAGGCGCTGCCCGCGCGGGACTGGAACTTCAACGAGTGGGGCTACAATGTCGGCGGGTCGGGCACCCACTGGGCCGGCATGGCGTGGCGCTTCCTGCCGTTCGACTTCCAGCCCTACAGCATGACCGTCGCGCGCTACGGCGCCGAGCAGCTCCTCGACGGCCTGATCGTGCAGGATTGGGGCGTCACCTACGACGACCTCGAACCATTCTACGACCGGTTCGAGAAGATCGCCGGCGTGTCCGGCAAGGCCGGCAACCTCAAGGGCGAGAAGATCCCCGGCGGCAACATCTTCGAGGGGGCGCGCTCGGACGAGTATCCGCTGCCCCCCCTCAAGACGACCCGCCTGACCGACCTGTTCACCGAGGCCTCGGCCAGCCTCGGCTACCATCCCTTCATGGTTCCGGCGGGCCAGACCTCGGGGGCCTACACCAACCCGCTCGGCGTCCGGATGGGGCCCTGCACCTATTGCGGCTACTGTCTGTATTACGGCTGCGGCAACTGGTCGAAATCGACGCCCAACAACTGCGTCGTCCCGGCGCTGATGCAGCGCAAGAACTTCAGCGTGCTGACCGAATCGACGGTGCTGCGCGCCAACCTCGCCCCGGACGGGACCACCGCCACCGGCGTGACCTACGTCGACAAGGACAACCGGACCTGGGAGCAGCCGGCGGACATCGTCGTCTTCTCCGCCTTCCAGATGCAGAACGTGCGGCTGATGCTGCTCTCGAAGATCGGCAAGCCCTACGATCACGCGACCGGCGAGGGCGTCGTCGGCCGGGCCTACAGCTTCCAGACCGTGTCCGGCGCCAACATCTTCTTCGAGAACGAGTACCTGAACCAGTTCATCGGCGCCGGCGCCCTCTCGGCCCAGGTCGATGACTTCAACGGCGACAACTTCGACCATACCGGGATGGGCTTCATCGGCGGCGCCGGCATCCTCGTCGTCTCCCGCGGCGCCCGCCCGATCGGCAATGCCGACTTCCTCCCGCCCGGAACGCCCCGGTGGGGCAGCGCGTGGAAGAAGGCGTACACCCACAGCTTCCAGAACGGGACGTTCCTGTTCGGCCAGGGCACGAGCTTCGCGCACAAGGACGCCTATCTCGACCTCGATCCCGAGTACAAGGACATCCACGGCCTCCCGCTCCTGCGGCTCACCTACGACTACAACGAGAACGACCGCCGCTCGGCGAAGCTGATCGAGGACAAGAGCGTCGAGATCGGCCGGAAGATGGGAGCGAAGGTCGTCGTCGGCACGAACGCGACCAACCAGCACGCCTCGCCCTACCAGCTCGCCAGCGACCACACCAATGGCGGCGCGGTGATGGGGCTCGACCCGAAGACCAGCGCGCTCAACCGTTTCCAGCAGAGCTGGGACGTTCACAACGTCTTCGTCCTCGGCGCGTCGTCCTTTCCCAACAACGCCGGCTACAACCCGACCGGAACGGTCGGCGCCCTGACCCTCTGGACTGCGAAAGCGATCATCGAGACTTATCTCGACAAGCGCGGTCCGCTGGTGGCGAATTGA
- a CDS encoding c-type cytochrome codes for MTTVTLLLRTLLATAALSLCLPLGSVASAQSEPAPIQTKDVDAPKVVEAPKTEADPAIERGRYIAVAADCVACHTNPKSGKPFSGGYALETPFGTLLSSNITSDPETGIGRWTEAEFTRALREGLGKEGQHLYPAMPYTSYTKMSDRDVHDLWLYMKTVPPVRNAVVTNQLPFPFNIRALLMGWNLMFFEQKRFQPRADRSAAWNRGAYLSDALAHCGACHTPKNVLGGDKTSKAYHGEVLQSWYAPDITTSKTGGIGDWSKDDIVQYLKIGSNRMAVASGPMAEAVTNSTQHLSDADLAAVADYLQSLPPSPATEARRVAAPDPVMAQGKRVFDAQCKACHASDGTGIRHMTPSFPGNTAVQSHEVAGIVRTVLAGARGAITAENPTGAAMPSFAWNLSDQQIAAALTYIRNSWGNAAPPVTTEAVAATRKALNLNAVGRAPHPVP; via the coding sequence GTGACGACCGTGACCTTGCTCCTGCGCACCCTCCTCGCCACCGCAGCGCTCTCGCTCTGCCTTCCCCTCGGGAGCGTCGCCTCGGCCCAGTCCGAGCCGGCACCGATCCAGACGAAGGACGTCGACGCGCCCAAGGTGGTGGAGGCGCCGAAGACGGAGGCCGACCCCGCCATCGAGCGCGGGCGCTACATCGCGGTGGCCGCCGACTGCGTGGCCTGCCACACCAATCCGAAGAGCGGGAAGCCGTTCTCCGGCGGCTACGCCCTGGAGACCCCGTTCGGCACGCTGCTGTCGAGCAACATCACCTCCGACCCGGAGACCGGCATCGGCCGCTGGACCGAGGCGGAGTTCACCCGCGCCCTGCGCGAGGGGCTCGGGAAGGAGGGGCAGCACCTGTATCCGGCGATGCCGTACACGAGCTACACCAAGATGTCCGATCGCGACGTCCACGACCTGTGGCTCTACATGAAGACCGTGCCGCCGGTCCGCAACGCCGTCGTCACCAACCAGCTTCCGTTTCCCTTCAACATCCGCGCCCTGCTGATGGGGTGGAACCTGATGTTCTTCGAGCAGAAGCGGTTCCAGCCGAGGGCCGACCGGTCCGCCGCCTGGAACCGCGGCGCCTATCTCTCCGACGCGCTTGCCCATTGCGGCGCCTGCCACACGCCGAAGAACGTCCTCGGCGGCGACAAGACGAGCAAGGCCTATCACGGCGAGGTCCTGCAATCGTGGTACGCCCCCGACATCACCACGAGCAAGACCGGCGGCATCGGCGACTGGTCGAAGGACGACATCGTCCAGTATCTCAAGATCGGCAGCAACCGGATGGCGGTCGCCTCGGGGCCGATGGCCGAGGCGGTGACGAACTCGACCCAGCATCTGAGCGACGCCGATCTCGCCGCGGTCGCCGACTATCTCCAGTCGCTGCCGCCGAGCCCCGCGACCGAGGCGAGGCGCGTCGCCGCCCCCGATCCGGTCATGGCCCAGGGCAAGCGCGTCTTCGACGCTCAGTGCAAGGCATGCCACGCCTCCGACGGAACCGGAATCCGGCACATGACGCCGAGCTTCCCCGGCAACACCGCCGTGCAGTCGCACGAGGTCGCCGGCATCGTCCGGACCGTGCTGGCGGGCGCACGCGGCGCGATCACGGCTGAGAATCCGACGGGGGCGGCGATGCCGTCCTTCGCCTGGAACCTGTCGGACCAGCAGATCGCCGCGGCTCTGACCTACATCCGCAACAGCTGGGGCAACGCCGCGCCGCCGGTCACCACCGAGGCCGTCGCCGCCACCCGCAAGGCCCTCAACCTCAACGCCGTCGGGCGCGCGCCCCACCCGGTCCCGTGA
- a CDS encoding carbohydrate porin translates to MSAAQAEPGHGSRARSRHAPAAGGEASPGVVPTASRPSTADSSRPAPPGSLDTQAAAPTWGVLGNFGGLRDDLFRAGIRTDGSFDYQTSTNIQGGPYQSLRGAGQLALRAAVDMDRFAGLAGGTFNLALTYRFGRGLTADQHLNVLQQTEEIFGRGRFPRLTQLSYTQRFGEFVDLKFGRLPVSADFAGFPCEFQNLTFCGNQPGNLVGNYWYNWPVSQYAARLRLGNLDTGYLMAGVYQVNPRDLENGFNFDPTGAAGALAIVEAAAFPTLPPFTYRGSYTVGAWYQTGGGPDLFLNRDGLPLASAGGLPLANRDRSGLYGVAVQELYRPDPGNPLRNLSAFVRVTLANSSTSLIDRQETIGLVYKGFWAERPFDWIGVGIGQSHASRALAQSVQMANLLDGGVRALPGYERALEVFYSLALSPDVVVRPNIQFINRPGGVGGRDDILVFGVKSGVTF, encoded by the coding sequence ATGAGCGCCGCGCAGGCCGAGCCCGGGCATGGTTCCCGCGCACGATCCCGGCACGCCCCCGCGGCGGGAGGGGAGGCATCTCCGGGCGTCGTCCCGACCGCGTCGCGTCCCTCGACGGCGGATTCGTCCCGGCCGGCGCCGCCCGGCAGCCTCGACACGCAGGCCGCCGCGCCCACCTGGGGCGTGCTGGGCAACTTCGGAGGCCTGCGCGACGACCTCTTCCGCGCCGGCATCCGCACGGACGGCAGCTTCGATTACCAGACCTCGACCAACATCCAGGGCGGCCCCTACCAGTCCCTGCGCGGCGCCGGACAGCTCGCCCTGCGCGCCGCCGTGGACATGGACCGCTTTGCCGGCCTCGCGGGCGGCACCTTCAACCTCGCCCTGACCTACCGCTTCGGTCGCGGCCTCACCGCGGACCAGCACCTTAACGTGCTCCAGCAGACCGAGGAGATCTTCGGCCGCGGCCGCTTCCCGCGGCTAACCCAGCTCTCCTACACCCAGCGCTTCGGCGAGTTCGTCGATCTCAAGTTCGGCCGCCTGCCCGTCAGCGCCGACTTCGCCGGCTTTCCTTGTGAGTTCCAGAACCTGACGTTCTGCGGAAACCAGCCCGGCAACCTTGTCGGCAATTATTGGTACAACTGGCCCGTCTCGCAATATGCCGCCCGCCTGCGGCTCGGCAATCTCGACACCGGCTACCTCATGGCCGGCGTCTACCAAGTCAATCCGCGCGACCTCGAGAACGGCTTCAACTTCGACCCGACCGGTGCCGCCGGTGCGCTGGCCATCGTTGAGGCCGCCGCCTTCCCGACGCTCCCGCCCTTCACCTATCGCGGCAGCTACACGGTCGGCGCGTGGTACCAGACCGGCGGCGGCCCCGACCTCTTCCTCAACCGCGACGGCCTGCCCCTGGCGTCGGCCGGCGGGCTGCCACTCGCAAACCGCGACCGCAGCGGTCTCTACGGCGTGGCCGTGCAGGAACTCTACCGGCCCGATCCCGGCAACCCGCTGCGCAACCTCTCCGCCTTCGTCCGCGTCACGCTGGCCAACTCCTCGACGTCGCTCATCGACAGGCAGGAGACCATCGGCCTCGTCTACAAGGGCTTCTGGGCCGAGCGGCCCTTCGATTGGATCGGCGTCGGCATCGGCCAGTCACATGCCAGTCGGGCCCTGGCGCAGAGCGTCCAGATGGCCAACCTGCTCGATGGTGGCGTCCGCGCGCTCCCCGGATACGAGCGCGCGTTGGAGGTCTTCTACAGCCTCGCCCTCTCTCCCGACGTGGTGGTCCGGCCCAACATCCAGTTCATCAACCGTCCCGGCGGCGTCGGCGGGCGGGACGACATCCTGGTCTTCGGCGTCAAGAGCGGCGTCACGTTCTGA
- a CDS encoding methyl-accepting chemotaxis protein, whose product MPISKRIRSINLRSIKSKIIGTFAILVVLSGLTGGFAILKVDQVSAIGAALARQVEAVTLLGDLARLSQQLRALTALQHYSPNETQRSAYAREAEEGRVAFSKAWGDYATLIEGARETQLAETLRNAWQHFLAIEEEILILDRAGLNETGTAVLQGDMLSEAANFYTAVRAVQAYRQQEVEIATAAAQEIRASARFWIVSALACLLTLCTLAGWLLTMTISHPIGRMTGVMGRLADDDIGVEVPDQRRSDEIGLMAAAVQVFKDNMIRNKALEAEVAAQRAGAEAQRRTAMRELADAFDQSVGGIVTAVSSAAVQMQTTARHLSVSAEATSVRAVAVSAAAEEASVNIHSIAGAAEELDASVTEIGVQVERSSAMSQAAVRETEGMTALVRELTGVAASIGDVVDTIAGLAGQTNLLALNATIEAARAGEAGRGFAVVATEVKELANQTSRSASEITAKIEAIQSSTGRTATAIDGISASIRSINETATAIASAIEEQGAATREIVQAIAQASSGTGEVTANISGVASNVEETGTGAAQVLSASGELAQQSDLLRRQVQSFLDTVRAA is encoded by the coding sequence ATGCCGATCAGCAAGAGAATTCGCTCGATCAATCTACGATCCATCAAGTCGAAAATCATCGGTACGTTCGCGATCCTGGTTGTGTTGTCCGGCCTGACCGGCGGCTTCGCGATCCTCAAGGTCGATCAGGTCTCGGCGATCGGCGCGGCGCTGGCCCGTCAGGTCGAGGCCGTGACCTTGCTGGGCGACCTCGCCCGGCTCAGCCAGCAGCTCCGTGCGCTGACGGCGCTGCAGCACTACAGCCCGAACGAGACGCAGCGCAGCGCCTATGCGCGGGAAGCCGAGGAGGGCCGCGTCGCCTTCTCGAAGGCCTGGGGCGACTACGCGACCCTGATCGAGGGCGCGCGCGAGACCCAGCTCGCCGAAACCCTGCGTAACGCGTGGCAGCACTTCCTGGCGATCGAAGAGGAGATCCTCATCCTCGACCGGGCCGGCCTGAACGAGACCGGAACAGCTGTGCTGCAGGGTGACATGCTCTCGGAGGCCGCCAACTTCTACACCGCGGTGCGGGCCGTGCAGGCCTATCGTCAACAGGAGGTCGAGATCGCCACGGCCGCCGCCCAGGAGATCCGCGCCTCGGCCCGCTTCTGGATCGTCTCGGCCTTGGCCTGTCTGCTGACGCTCTGCACGCTGGCCGGCTGGCTTCTGACGATGACGATCTCCCACCCGATCGGGCGCATGACCGGCGTGATGGGCCGGCTCGCGGATGACGACATCGGCGTCGAGGTCCCCGATCAGCGCCGCTCCGACGAGATTGGCCTGATGGCAGCCGCGGTTCAAGTCTTCAAGGACAACATGATCCGCAACAAGGCTCTCGAGGCCGAAGTGGCCGCCCAGCGCGCCGGGGCGGAGGCGCAGCGCCGGACCGCCATGCGCGAGTTGGCGGACGCATTCGACCAGTCGGTCGGCGGGATCGTCACGGCCGTCTCCTCGGCGGCCGTTCAGATGCAGACGACCGCCCGCCACCTCTCGGTGTCGGCCGAGGCCACCTCGGTGCGCGCCGTGGCGGTCTCCGCGGCGGCCGAGGAAGCCTCCGTCAACATCCATTCGATCGCGGGCGCTGCCGAGGAACTCGATGCCTCGGTGACGGAGATCGGCGTCCAGGTCGAGCGCTCCTCGGCGATGTCGCAGGCCGCCGTTCGGGAGACCGAGGGAATGACTGCGCTGGTGCGCGAGCTGACGGGCGTGGCCGCCAGCATCGGCGACGTCGTCGACACCATCGCCGGCCTTGCGGGCCAGACCAACCTGCTGGCGCTCAACGCCACGATCGAAGCGGCGCGGGCCGGGGAAGCCGGCCGCGGCTTCGCGGTCGTGGCCACGGAGGTCAAGGAACTCGCCAACCAAACCTCCCGTTCGGCCAGCGAGATCACGGCCAAAATCGAGGCGATCCAGTCCTCGACGGGACGGACCGCCACGGCCATCGATGGCATCTCCGCCTCGATCCGCTCGATCAACGAGACGGCGACCGCCATCGCGTCGGCCATCGAGGAGCAGGGGGCGGCGACGCGCGAGATCGTTCAGGCCATTGCCCAGGCCTCGAGCGGCACCGGCGAGGTGACCGCCAACATCTCCGGCGTGGCGAGCAACGTCGAGGAAACCGGGACCGGCGCCGCGCAGGTTCTGAGTGCCTCGGGCGAACTCGCCCAGCAATCCGATCTGCTGCGCCGACAGGTGCAGTCGTTCCTCGACACCGTCCGTGCCGCCTGA
- a CDS encoding substrate-binding domain-containing protein: MKQLTRSLPAALLLIALAAPAAAETKFTLLMSEVGDPLLDSLQASVLNTATSKFSASVDVAQAAGNGGTQVVQGRAALDAKPTALIVNPVDDASARTITEMAAAAGIPVVFVNKRPSGPVAHRMAIVSANHLVAGRVQMRLLAQGLGDRGNVAILRGKDSDNAAQERTAGMKEILGQRPGLKLLAEASADWSRRRAQDQVTAWLRSGLKPDAIAANNDEMALGAVAALKAAGLSGKVLVGGVDGTSDGIAAVKSGELLVSVLQDAPMQGAQAVNDAVKLARGEYVQPYDWVPHRLILPTRGDLANGR; this comes from the coding sequence ATGAAGCAACTCACCAGATCCCTGCCCGCCGCCCTGCTGCTGATCGCTCTCGCCGCACCGGCCGCCGCCGAAACGAAATTCACCCTCTTGATGTCGGAGGTGGGCGATCCCTTGCTCGACAGCCTGCAGGCCTCCGTCCTCAACACGGCCACCTCCAAGTTCTCCGCCTCGGTCGATGTGGCGCAGGCGGCCGGTAACGGGGGAACCCAAGTGGTCCAGGGTCGGGCCGCCCTCGACGCGAAGCCGACAGCCCTGATCGTCAATCCCGTCGACGACGCCAGCGCCAGGACGATCACCGAGATGGCCGCGGCGGCCGGGATTCCGGTGGTGTTCGTGAACAAGCGCCCGAGCGGTCCGGTGGCCCATAGGATGGCGATCGTCAGCGCGAACCACCTCGTCGCAGGTCGGGTTCAGATGCGATTGCTCGCGCAGGGTCTCGGGGATCGCGGCAACGTGGCCATACTGCGCGGCAAGGACAGCGACAACGCCGCCCAGGAGCGCACCGCCGGCATGAAGGAGATCCTCGGGCAACGGCCGGGGCTGAAGCTCCTGGCGGAGGCGAGCGCCGATTGGAGCCGGCGGCGGGCGCAGGATCAGGTGACGGCATGGCTGCGCAGCGGCCTGAAGCCTGACGCCATCGCCGCCAACAACGACGAGATGGCGCTCGGTGCGGTGGCCGCCCTCAAAGCGGCCGGCCTGTCGGGCAAGGTCTTGGTCGGCGGCGTCGACGGAACCTCGGACGGGATTGCGGCCGTGAAGAGCGGCGAATTGTTGGTCAGCGTCCTTCAGGATGCGCCGATGCAGGGGGCCCAGGCGGTGAACGATGCCGTGAAGCTCGCCCGCGGAGAGTACGTGCAGCCCTACGACTGGGTGCCCCATCGATTGATCCTGCCGACGCGCGGCGACTTGGCAAACGGACGATGA
- a CDS encoding transposase: MNPRQARDFARAMGVIGKTDRVDARMLAELGARLRPAPTQPVTAARRVLQAQATRRRQLVEIRKQEATRLQQTTDKQARADITSLIALLDRRIAKVEALMAALVDADPETQAIGRRLQTAPGVGPIVAATLIAEMPELGQLDRRRIAALAGLAPIARDSGKRVGPRNIGGGRPVVRTILYLAALQASRRSAVFRTFRERLALAGKPTKAALIATARKLLITLNAMLATGTDYDPATVA, encoded by the coding sequence GTGAACCCGCGCCAAGCCCGCGACTTCGCACGGGCCATGGGGGTAATCGGAAAGACCGACCGCGTGGACGCGCGCATGCTCGCCGAGCTGGGTGCCCGGCTGCGACCGGCACCCACGCAGCCGGTAACGGCGGCGCGTCGCGTGCTCCAGGCCCAGGCGACGCGCCGCCGTCAGCTTGTCGAGATCCGCAAGCAGGAGGCCACGCGGCTCCAGCAGACTACAGACAAGCAGGCCCGTGCCGACATCACCAGCCTGATCGCTCTTCTCGACCGGCGCATCGCCAAGGTCGAGGCGCTGATGGCCGCCTTGGTCGACGCCGATCCCGAGACACAGGCCATCGGCCGCCGGCTCCAGACTGCGCCGGGCGTCGGCCCTATCGTCGCCGCGACACTGATTGCCGAGATGCCGGAACTCGGGCAACTCGACCGACGCCGCATCGCAGCCTTGGCCGGCTTGGCGCCGATCGCCCGTGACAGCGGCAAGCGCGTCGGCCCGCGTAACATCGGCGGAGGGCGGCCGGTCGTGCGAACGATCCTCTATCTCGCGGCGCTCCAGGCTTCGCGCCGCTCCGCCGTCTTCCGCACGTTCCGCGAGCGTCTGGCCTTGGCCGGCAAGCCGACCAAGGCGGCCCTGATCGCGACTGCGCGCAAGCTCCTCATCACGCTCAACGCCATGCTCGCCACCGGCACCGATTACGATCCCGCCACCGTTGCGTGA